A segment of the Lolium perenne isolate Kyuss_39 chromosome 3, Kyuss_2.0, whole genome shotgun sequence genome:
CTGACAGGCGGTACCGTATGAAGTTGAACGGCCGCATGTGCTAAAGGTAAACATGCAGGGGCATTTGTGCAAAACGAACATCGCCACGTGTCCGCTTCTCGGTTGTTTGGACCAGTTTTGCACGACAAAGACAAGTTGTGGGACTACTATAGTTCATTTTGCAAGAAGTGGGACTAATTTGCACATAGTAGACAAGTTGTGGGACTAAAAATGTATATAGCTCTTCTCTTTTTATAGAGCGGCGAAGCAGAGGACGGGGTCTATCTTCTTCGGCACTCTGCTGCGTCACGAGTGCTTGGAGAAATTGGATATTTGACACATGGGTAAGGAGTAAACAGTAAAAACGCAAACATTTTACTGAAATatatcagaaaaatatgaaataTTTTATCAATGTATGCTATTATATTTTACTGAAAAACTTTGTGTCTTGGCTACCTGAGAAAAAATGGGAGTTTTACGGCCACCTTGGCTTTCATCCTACACTAGAGGCGTTGAGTTGTGGCCAAAGTAGTTCTGCAGCGAAGGGCGACAGGAAAATCTGGAATTTTATTTGGCAGGCCAAGGTTCCCCAAAAGATGCAGATTTTTGCTTGGAAAGCAGCGACATCCACACTTGCAGTGCGTGCAAATCTCCACAGGCGAATTTCGACGATTGATCGACTTGTTCCATTTGTGGTGCTGGAATAGAAGATGGTTTTCATGCCCTTGTGACATGTACTGTTGCGCGAGCGCTGCGTGAAGGAATAAGACAGATATAGGACCTGCCCCATGAAAGCGTGTTGCGCAACACGGGAAAAGAATGGGTCATTCAGCTTATAAGCAACGTACCGACGACCTCATGGGCGAAAATCATTTTTCTGCTGTTGCGGACATGGCATCATAGAAACAACTTGGTTCATGATGATGGGAAGGCCTCTATATCTGCGTCGATTACATATTTGAACAGCTATTGGGAGTTTTTCGCTAATGCAAATACGGATACCCTAACAGCCAAGGGCAAGCAACCTATTCTACCTAAACGAGCTAACAGTTATGAGGGTCCATCAGATCTCTCGCGATGGGTAGCACTGACAGAAGGGACGGTCAAAGCTAATGTTGATGTTGGATGGGACTCTGCAAGCAGGGAAGGCGGGAATTGGAATTGTCTTGAGGGACTTATATACACGACATGGACAATTAACTTTAATTAAAATTTTCTTTTTTCTAAACTTGAAATACTTTACACGAGAGCACGTCTTCAAGGTGCAACTTTGAATTATTGTAATCCCTtatgctgtgtttggatgcatgGAATTGGGCTCGGAATCACCGAATCTGGAATTCGTGAGCAGTTTCCACCGTTTGGATCGGTCTTAGAATTGGAGCGTGGAAACCGAGCCCAAATTCCACAGCCGAATCGGTATGTGTTAACATCCCGCAAAACTTTCCGAGGTCAGACCCTCGGAATCGCTCGGAAACTGAAGCCTCTTCCTCGCGAGCGCAAAAGAGCAAGCAGCAACGCGCCCATCGCCGCCTCCATCCCGACGCAAGTTCAGCCCCTCCTCTTCTCCCGGCAGTTGCGCTCGACGGCTAGCACAGGGTGAACGGCGGCGGCCCTTTCCCGCGAGCTCTGGACAGCGGAGGCGCTCGGCGGAGGCACCTGGCCGCGAGCGGAGGCGCGCGGCGCTCGGCCCCATGGCCGCGGCGCTCGGCCACGGCCGCGAGCGGAGGCGCGCGGTGGAGGCTCCCGGCCGCGAGCGGAGGCGCGCGGCGCTCGTCCCCTGCGAGCGGAGGCGCGCAGCGCTCGGCCCCTAGCAGGCGGAGGTGGAGACGGCGGCCGCCTCGCCGGCAAGTGCTGGCCGGAGCTGGGAACGATGGGGATGAGGCCGATGGATAACTGTGGTCTACCtcgtttatttttattattgggaTGAGGCCGTTTGATTCTGCTTTCATTTTTTTTATATGGACACGAATGGATAGCTGTGGTCAATTTTTGTGTGTGCTTCATATTGTTTAAATTTAACAAAACACCTAATTCCAGGGTTTGCACATCCAAACAGGATTTGGAATTGCATTCACCTTCGAATTCAACATGAAATTCCGAGCACATCCAAACAGCTGAATTCTATTTCAGAGCCAATTCATTTCCATCTTAGATTTGGAAACTGAAAGTCCAATTCAATTCCATATAGGAttctatgcatccaaacacagccTTATGCTTTTTTACACCCTACTCACCCAAAATGTTGTTGTACTAGCATATTCCATTCACCTTTTTCATTTACTGCCGCTTATATTGCACTCAAGAGTGTGTATCCATCATAATGCCAAGATGGTGATACGATTATAATACCACCAATAGTGATGACAATCGAAAGATAAAGAGAAGAGAGTATTGGATGAAACTTACCATTCAGAAGGTATGAACCCTAAAGAGCACTATAAATAATAATGGCTAGCATACACCCCTCCCCCACTCGCAAACCACTTGATACTAAAAAAGCTAGAAAAAACTGAATTTTAAGTAAAGCACTTCATGAGTGCACAAAGAGAGAAGAGACAAAGAGAGTCGTTGCCATGTGACTTCTCAAATAGAAGAAAAACAATATGTTTGAGGTAATGATCGGAAGTTATCGGAAAACTGGAGTAAAGGAAACCATTATTAAGTTTCAAGGGGACAAATACGAAAATGTGCtattccctccgatccattttactTGTCGTGTGTACTGAATCATCGACAAATAATATGGATTAGAGGGAGTATGATTTTCCTGATTTTCAAttgcgataagtgcgataaggtttTTATGTTGGGTAATCATCAAAGGCTCATCCTCGATGATAAGAGACTGCACGTTGATGGATCTAAAGCTATGAAACATTGTTGTCTTGGACCAAGAGATGCACTCACATGCAAGTTGATAAATTTTTCAACACTATCCAGTAAAGGCCAATACTATACGAAAATAAGCACTTTATTGTGCTATATATGGAGTCATTGAGGCTGTACACCGTCGTCTCGAAAATAATGGTCGCAAATTTATCTAGGCTCATatatatctagacatatttttatACGTAGATACATGTAAATAGAGACAAACCTGTCTCGTAAAAACATTTCATGTATTGTACACCATGTGCCCTAAAGAAGAAATGAGGTGAGATTGGAAAGGTGACATGGAGACGTAAGAATCTCTTATCATGGCTTCTCTGTCGTAAGCCATACATGGTAGCACAAACATAGGAGCAATATCAGTCGACACTATCTCAATCATACAGATGCCACTTGGTATCTTAATCATCCATGCCCCTCCATTAGAATACTAACAAAGGTGCATTCCTACAACTTGATCCTCTTTAGACTAGTGCTTGGTAATCAGTCTGTCCAAGAAATCCTCTTCATCGATCGCTGCGCCGTTTGAGCAAGTTGATGCGAAAGAGTGAGCGGCGGAAAATGGGAAAGAAAAAGGAGCGGCAGCATACGTGCGCATCTTTGGTGAAGTTGACGAGAACACCTGTGAaatttcctcggttcctcctccagcAGAAAATTAAGTTGACCATTGACTTGCGACTCACTCACTGAGTCAGTGCCACATGTACATGGATCGTATCAGCTTCGGCGAATTGCAGTAGGACTGGGAGTTTCTGAGCAGCTTCCAGTGAATGCAATCCCCGATTAATTATCACAAAGTGGTTTTTGTCGGCCGGGCACGAATTTCACCCTAATTACGTCCTAGCTAGAAACTTAACTGACGACTTAGACTAAGCAAAGCAACGGGGTTAATCAGTACTCGTAGCACTCGATCATCTGTAGATGCCAAAAACAGGCAAGATAAGAATAAAATTTGGGCGAGAGGGCCCCTGGAAAGTGCAAATTGCAACACAAGAGGACAGAGCAAGAATCTGATGAGGATCCACCCAATAGTGGGACGACAGGCAGCGTATGTAGGGCGCACATGGGTGTGCGCGAGACGGCGACACCGCGCCTCCGCCTACGTACGTAGGCCACCGGTAAAGTATGATATTGCAGCAGTCAGTGAGTCAGCCCAGAGTGACCACGCTCTGCACTTTACGAAATCAGAACATTTTACACTTCTTTTTGTTTAAATTTTTTACAGTTTAACAGTAGGACTTACGGAATTTGACTTAGAACATAGGAATTGATTCTGAATTCCAGTTTTTGTTGTAGAATATTTGAACAATGCCTTCTGGTACACGTATCGATTGAGCAAGGTGTGAAGTCTGGATATAATAGTCGATGACGCCCTCCGACATTGGCGGAGCCAACACCGGGTCGAGCCTGGGCAACCGACCCGGCTCAACTTTTGGGGAAAAAAAAATCCCCACCGCATCCTCGCTCCCGACGCCCCGTCCCCGACCTAAAATTCCCCAACCCGCTCGCTCCCGCACGGCCGCACGCGCCGCCAGGCCTCGCTGGctcccgccgccggccgcccTCGGCTGCTCCCGCCGCCTCGCGGCCTCGCTGGCTCCCGCCGCCCTCGCTCGCTCCCGCTACGCGCCGCCCCGTTCCACTGCTCGCCCGTTCCGCCGCCGTCGGCCgtcgaccgccgccgccgcccgtccGGCCGTCTGACTGCTCGCCCCCGCCCATCTCCAGTCTCCACGGCGCTGCAGCACCGCCGCCCGTCCTCTGCTCGCCCCGTTCCCGACCGCCGCCCCTCCTCTGCTCTCCCCCGCCACACACCGTTCCCGTCGGGCAAGGCAGCCCTGTTTGCCTGGATTGAAGAAGAGGAGGCTGCTGCACTCTCCCTCATCTCTGTCTGCTTGACCCGCCGGCCGTATTTGATGGACTCCAGCGACGAGGCTGATCTGGCTGCCTGGATTGAAGAAGAGGAGGCCGCTGAACTGGCCGAGGCAGCGGAAGAAGAAGCACGCAAGAGGGCACGTACAGAGGTTGAACTTTCCCCATTTGTCTTGAATTTTGATAcatatttgtctagtttgtttcctCATAGTTTGTTTTATTTTCATTGTTGTAGGCAAATGTTCCGGAAATATTTGATCTAGCAAATGTGGTTCCCGATCCCGGAATTCGGAGACCAATTGAATCATATGGTACCGCTGAAATTAGAGATAAAATGCGATGGGCATATTTGTCGAGAGGTCGTAATCGTTTAGTTGGTCATAGCTATCCCAAAAATCCGGATAAGCGATCATTTCTAGAAGCATGGTATAGCAAGTATGATTGGTTAGAGTTTAGTGTGGAGAAGAATGCTGCATTTTGTTTTTATTGTTTTCTTTTCAAATCTTCAAACAATGGTAACCACTTTGGATCGGATGTTTTCACAAAGTCCGGGTTTACAAATTGGAAGAAAGCATCGGAAAATTTCAGGGGTCATGTAGGTGGACCAACGAgctttcacaacaatgcaagaaatagTTGTGAAGATTTCAGAAATAAAAAGCAAAGTGTTGCATATGCTCTTGTTTCTCATGAAGAAAAATCGCATATTGAATATGAGATTCGTTTGAGGGCTGTTGTGGGTGTTGTCAGATTTCTACTTGACCAAGGTCTAGCTTTTCGTGGGCATGACGAGTCTAGCACTTCCTTGAACAAGGGGAATTTCCGTGAGATGTTGGATTGGTATGGTGCAAGATGCAAGGATGTAGCTGATGTGATCAATGAGAATGCTCCTGGCAATTGTCAATTAACATCTCCTGATATCCAAAAAGATATAGTGCAAGCATGTGCAGAAGAGATTACACATGTCATTATGAGTGAGCTCGGAAATGCTTGTTTCTCTCTACTTGTTGACGAGTCTCGTGATGTATCAGTTAAAGAGCAAATGGCTGTGATGGTGAGGTTAGTCATACTCTCACAATTCTTTCTCATACTCCCACAACTCAATTATCATACTCTCACAATTCTCATATATGTTATTGCTTGTAGGTTTGTGAACAAAAAAGGAGAGATCATGGAAAGATTGCTTGGTGTTGAGCATGTCCTTGATACTACATCGGCTTCTTTGAAAAGATATCTTGATGCTATGTTTGTGAAACATAATTTGTCTACCGCCTTATTACACTAGCTTTGACATTGCCTGTGGCAACAGCATCAGTAGAGAGGGTTTTCTCGGCCATGAAGATTATAAAATCAGATCTTCGAAACAAGATAGGGGATGATTGGCTCAATGATTTGATGATTTGCTATGTTGAGAAAGAGATATTTGCACAAATTGATGACAAGAAGATTATGCTTCGTTTTCATGCCTACAGTAACCGTAGAGGTCATCTTCCTCGTGGATTTCGACTTCCTAGCATGGATTCAACTTAATGGTATGGTAATATCTCCTCAAAATGTAGCACTTTTGTATATGGTTCTTGTTTTTTAGTCAGTTTGTACTTCTACTCGGTGAAATATGATCAATGCATCAGTTTGGACCATTTTTTGTTGATTACATGTCATTTTTTGCTCCAAAAAATTTTAGTGCTTATTTGTTCGACCCGGCTCAATTCaaatcctggctccgccactgcccTCCGATATTTACATATTTTGTTATGTCCCACATTAAAGTAATACTCTTATCATATGTAGATGAAATTTTTTTTCTAGAAATTTCACTAAGTCAAATAATATGTGTCACAAATACAAAACTCTAAAATAAAAATACTCCACAATGGCGTGGAAGGATACTATGTATGAAGTGGCCGGAGTCTGAATCATTGGACACTTGCATGCAGGATCAGAGAATCGAGCAGAGGTGCAGCTAGCTAGAGGCTGCCTGCCTAGATACTCCAAAGCAATCATGGATCATGCAGCCTGCAAATGATATCATACGATATCATGTGGCCTGCAGCCGTATATGCATGGAGCAAAATTATTGGAAACTCCTCGACCACGTGTGATGGGGATTGGACGGCCAGGAGTATATCAGATATGTGGCCGCCGTTGTCTGCGAATGATTTCCCAGCCGAAAGATGAAAGCGACCGTGTCTCGGATCATGTTGCCCGCCTGCTGCATGATTTGTGCCAttgtgtttttctttttttcgggTAATTTGTGCCATTGTAGTAGCTGCTCATGTTCCTTTTTTGTTATTACCTATCTTGACTTTCGTTTGGCTCATGTTAGATGTATATAGGCTACAGCCCATGTTGGCAGTCCACaccggtagaaaaacaggcttccgtccagccccataagtcgcgaagctatagaaaccgcgactaatgggacctttagtcgcggttcgggaggcgaaccgcgaccaaaggcctgggcccagggcgctcggtggccagctggtgcacgtggggggttttagtcgcggttggcctgggcctcctgaaggcctttagtcgcggttggccaggccaaccgggactaaagcccctcccctatatatacccatccagcagccaacacttagccatttggagccattctcttcacaaacttcacaagtgggtgttaggtttgcttttggttcctcttatgcacataaggtgtttgatgaaatgccccaagagcatgaaacaaacatgatatgaagtgttggagccacacttgagctttctcatttattttttcctcctcgatcgcggttagcaacttgaacctttgatgtgtcattgataaaatatgcatgtgtgtagttcattgtttaatttatattgtttgtagctagttagtttaacaaatgcatgatggttaattatatattttatattataataatgcagatgaatcggcaatggatgtacggtaaccgactctccggcgagttcagtacgggtttgaaagatttcctcgtagtggctaatgcgaacaagcaggggggttttgttatctgtccatgtgttaactataagaatcagaagggttactcttcctcaagagatgttcacatgcacctgcttcggcacggtttcatgccaagctataattgttggaccaagcatggagaaagaggggttataatggaagaagatgaagaaggggatgattccatc
Coding sequences within it:
- the LOC127339290 gene encoding uncharacterized protein, which produces MGVRETATPRLRLLFVVEYLNNAFWYTYRLSKASLAPAAGRPRLLPPPRGLAGSRRPRSLPLRAAPFHCSPVPPPSAVDRRRRPSGRLTARPRPSPVSTALQHRRPSSARPVPDRRPSSALPRHTPFPSGKAALFAWIEEEEAAALSLISVCLTRRPYLMDSSDEADLAAWIEEEEAAELAEAAEEEARKRARTEANVPEIFDLANVVPDPGIRRPIESYGTAEIRDKMRWAYLSRGRNRLVGHSYPKNPDKRSFLEAWYSKYDWLEFSVEKNAAFCFYCFLFKSSNNGNHFGSDVFTKSGFTNWKKASENFRGHVGGPTSFHNNARNSCEDFRNKKQSVAYALVSHEEKSHIEYEIRLRAVVGVVRFLLDQGLAFRGHDESSTSLNKGNFREMLDWYGARCKDVADVINENAPGNCQLTSPDIQKDIVQACAEEITHVIMSELGNACFSLLVDESRDVSVKEQMAVMVRFVNKKGEIMERLLGVEHHQ